A window of the Pangasianodon hypophthalmus isolate fPanHyp1 chromosome 12, fPanHyp1.pri, whole genome shotgun sequence genome harbors these coding sequences:
- the arg1 gene encoding arginase-1 produces the protein MKMLNIAFRIFRRDLHSVGIIGAPFSKGQPRDGVQLGPDVIREAGLVKKLEGQGCVVKDYGNLIFEEVSNDEPIGRTKQPRVVGLANKKVADAVQRVKTDGQTCVMLGGDHSLAVGSIHGHAACRPELSVVWVDAHADINTPLTSPTGNIHGQPMSYLIHELCTKIPVMPNFSWIKPCIAAKDVVYIGLRDVDPEEHYILKHLGIKTFSMTEVDGLGIAKVMEQMCDHIFSKIKKPIHLSYDIDALDPSVAPATGTPVIGGLTYREGIYITEYLCQTGLLSAIDVVEVNPKQAKRKEEVHFTANVAVDLVLGCFGRVREGSHPANYKIPEP, from the exons ATGAAGATGTTAAACATCGCCTTCAGAATATTCCGAAGAGACCTCCACTCTGTCGGAATAATTGGAGCACCTTTTTCTAAAGGACAG CCCAGGGATGGTGTCCAGCTGGGACCAGATGTGATTCGGGAAGCTGGACTGGTGAAGAAACTAGAAGGCCAAG GTTGTGTGGTGAAGGATTATGGTAATTTAATATTTGAAGAAGTGTCCAATGATGAGCCCATCGGGAGGACAAAACAACCCCGGGTGGTTGGTCTTGCCAACAAAAAGGTTGCCGATGCTGTGCAGAGAGTTAAGACTGACGGCCAAACTTGTGTAATGCTTGGAGGAGATCACAG TTTAGCAGTTGGTTCGATCCATGGTCATGCAGCCTGCAGACCTGAGCTGAGTGTAGTGTGGGTGGATGCCCATGCTGACATCAACACACCTCTAACCAGTCCAACAGGAAACATCCACGGGCAGCCCATGTCCTACCTCATCCACGAGCTATGCACTAAG ATTCCTGTCATGCCAAACTTTTCATGGATAAAGCCTTGCATAGCAGCAAAAGATGTAGTGTACATTGGACTCAGAGATGTAGACCCAGAGGAACA TTACATCCTGAAACACCTGGGTATTAAGACTTTCTCTATGACAGAGGTAGATGGTCTTGGAATTGCCAAGGTTATGGAACAGATGTGTGATCATATATTTTCAAA GATAAAAAAACCCATCCACCTGAGTTACGATATTGACGCCCTGGATCCCTCAGTGGCACCAGCCACAGGAACTCCAGTGATAGGCGGCCTGACATACAGAGAGGGCATCTACATCACTGAGTATTTGTGTCAAACAG GGCTCCTGTCTGCTATTGATGTCGTGGAGGTGAACCCAAAGCAAGCCAAAAGAAAGGAAGAGGTTCACTTTACAGCCAATGTGGCGGTGGATCTCGTGTTAGGCTGTTTTGGACGAGTGCGTGAAGGATCACACCCAGCCAATTACAAAATCCCAGAACCATAA
- the heatr1 gene encoding HEAT repeat-containing protein 1 produces the protein MTSLAHQLKRLALPQSDPSLLSRRQVASLLFEPKDAASMDRSTIYALGCTGLDELLGIEPAFAEFQETLFSQASLSLERSVQSREVNQKLDKDISLFLIRLSPYFLLKPALKCLEWLVHRFHIHLYNQEGLIACVLPYHETKVFVRVIQLFKLEDPTHRWHWLHALQKPGVPLARGTLLTHCYKDLGFMDFICTLVTKSVEAYSPFVHDGKCAQLRVIFSFYSATIVPTLEAMEKVTDSVIAKLLPYLQMGLKSELLDYKAATYMIVCQLAVKVVMQPELLDSLARQVSRSVSRAPELTSEGLSCLIILLQNQKESVIGQKTFEHLCQVPSLVPTLKCIAASYDISPLLHYLLPKLTNLVITQNDELGNKDSHSASNCRLLESVIENLPLNTSLASTVARLLLEGYMCCGTELPSDRLSSLNQKIQPVVRLFEHKYSGALDAVLVGCVGEKCSAKQKNLLHQFLSLTMCCGKHQVLANSDTSLMLSLKHPVSAVRNMAIEYVKEILTSGQEGFDETFLKDALLERLKDDVPDVVLSALSALRLYLDHMDLEDTISCLISLLHRVQPSDTEPWYSVLKEVVRVLDDLPTRKANPDLRAQISWELLPFLLITNSVPESAELKLALCVAETHLLSQHPLTQGWAKVLQRVLEKTPPADVIRVANQMLISTLTKNLARMEPSTKRNAIESVCALLAKQGAGVRERAAFVVLICALLQTLESLNESTHLHTAQILFRLLEPSLRKLYTLQTEKVYEGQDKASLPMYEVLAGFLLKLHTGQNAEREYSLLLLSLLQHFINNLKCPESTFKGEHWWNPEKLDMNTCCYLQLLCHLFDMVVSGASQGPLVSSFRALLQPLLQVHLSEPEHLFKFLSLLWGYSNNLSDQLEFRVTALLQTQAMYVGKVLLTALPVKKLNILVSPSSSVVPSLLGCLSCGVREVRRAAVAVLQPLAGVTSSPYHPLLEKLLLSAEELIADPAYLSQALSRLYEEAVSVTGKGRNKLLLAIDQLLQCVRSPDCPSYMAKVLLRALQDVNGELVLAILLPAMERLLEQCAPDTPVFLPDEALFLQLLLGKYSEASAPLLARDAKSLELFITALGTSSKPYSHMDSFQIIAMEQITKPFFMALGDENIQQRILGVLFDLLVDNKNPACSQTINSVFKGIAVDAELVANELTPMDKPKMSGSVQQTRRSKVQPKKAQDAPKDGGAVSWTRVTFILELLQHKKKLKRPQMLVPALFNLLSRCLEVSTEQENVEYTKQLLLSVLLNVCQKLSPQGGPISKDILDEDKFSVELVVQCVRTSNTPQTHHHALLLLGTVAGIFPEKVLHNIMPIFTFMGANIMRLDDAYSFQIINRTVQMVIPALIHAHDRGSTHPEGQMQAVVTRIMHVFVDALPHVPEHRRIPILRQLLSTLGPAHFLWVLMLLLFKQHATSTAISSTGAEKEAALERDQEFWVLLCCEFEVHEQLTTLIKILQFLLTLPKEKEDVPERRRTRGAICQKTEESTLDLVFSIEAHSGKELRHFKFLSVSFMGQLLAASSFVGKVADCEDLTENSLQELQQSLLEENLRYIHTVALCVEENSDKPTAKFWRALLTKSYDVLDKVNALLPTDTFIMVVRGLMGNQLPSVRRKAMELLNNRLQQRTRWEEQQVVVLLELIDDLLSIVGRGCGQIGGHEGEEQAINRQTALYSLKLLCRSFGTCHQKAFLPVLSRTVELVANPSEERNVMSSALLCVAEVTNTLKALAIPQVHRLMPAVLQALKERKDLFSTEVYLLSAVTALQRTAETLPHFISPYLEDTMSQVARLTRVAERLPTCPQLAVRLASLSSTLATKVPPRVLMPTLARCYNSMVDSQQSHLRPLMNILKEHIVHMEKDQLNSHQSELTSFFLSALDFRTKHCQGDLEKTAEIEGCVIDCLLVMVMKLSEVTFRPLFFKLFDWSKTEGAPKDRMLTFCRLADCIADRLKGLFVLFAGQLVKPFSDLLRQLNIAHTDEAFFDSEDEDDADALQKSSLLLQYTLDCLHKIFLYDTQRFLSKERADALLVPLVDQLENMLGGEQVYQTRVTKHLVPCVAQFSVAMGDDSQWKVLNYQILLKTRHSCPKVRFSALLMLVELASKLKENYMVLLPESIPFLAELMEDECEEVEHQVQKTVQEMETILGESLQSYF, from the exons ATGACGTCATTAGCACACCAGTTGAAGCGGCTGGCTTTGCCGCAGAGTGACCCGAGTCTGCTGAGCCGCAGGCAGGTCGCCTCGCTGCTGTTCGAGCCTAAAGATGCTGCCAGCATGGACAGGAGCACCATCTACGCCCTGG GTTGCACAGGGCTTGATGAGCTGCTTGGAATTGAGCCAGCATTCGCAGAGTTTCAGGAAACCCTCTTTAGCCAGGCTTCCTTAAGCCTTGAGCGTAGTGTGCAGTCCAGAGAGGTAAACCAGAAACTAGACAAGGACATCTCTCTGTTCCTCATTCGTCTTTCCCCATACTTCCTGCTCAAGCCTGCGCTGAAGTGTCTGGAATGGCTTGTACACAG ATTCCACATTCACTTGTACAACCAGGAGGGTCTGATTGCCTGTGTGTTGCCATATCATGAGACCAAAGTGTTTGTACGTGTCATTCAGCTTTTTAAGTTAGAGGATCCCACACACAGGTGGCATTGGCTGCATGCTCTTCAG AAGCCTGGAGTTCCTTTGGCAAGAGGGACGCTCCTGACTCACTGTTATAAAGATCTGGGTTTTATGGATTTCATCTGCACCTTGGTGACAAAGTCagttgag GCATATTCACCATTTGTTCACGATGGAAAATGTGCGCAGCTGCGAGTGATTTTTTCCTTCTATTCGGCGACCATTGTTCCCACTCTGGAGGCAATGGAGAAAGTCACAGATTCTGTCATAGCCAAGTTGCTTCCATATTTACAAATG GGCCTGAAATCAGAGCTGTTGGACTACAAAGCCGCTACATACATGATTGTGTGTCAGCTTGCTGTGAAGGTTGTAATGCAGCCAGAGCTGCTGGATTCACTGGCACGGCAGGTGAGTAGGTCAGTGAGTAGAGCTCCAGAGCTGACTTCTGAGGGCTTGTCGTGCCTCATCATCCTCCTGCAAAACCAGAAGGAAAGTGTCATTGGACAAAA GACGTTTGAGCACCTCTGTCAAGTTCCCTCTCTTGTGCCCACCCTGAAGTGTATAGCAGCCTCCTATGATATCAGTCCCTTGCTGCACTACCTCCTGCCAAAGCTCACTAATTTGGTCATCACGCAAAATG ATGAGTTGGGCAATAAGGACTCTCACAGTGCATCAAACTGCCGGCTGCTCGAGTCAGTCATTGAGAACCTTCCATTGAACACCAGCTTGGCGAGCACAGTGGCACG ACTACTCCTTGAGGGATACATGTGCTGTGGTACAGAGCTCCCCTCAGACAGACTCTCCTCCCTTAATCAGAAGATCCAACCAGTTGTCAGACTCTTTGAGCACAA GTATTCTGGTGCTCTTGATGCTGTTCTGGTGGGTTGTGTGGGTGAGAAGTGCTCAGCTAAGCAGAAGAACCTCCTCCATCAGTTCCTCTCTCTTACCATGTGCTGTGGCAAGCACCAG gttCTGGCAAACTCGGACACCTCTCTGATGCTCAGTCTTAAACACCCTGTGTCCGCTGTGAGGAACATGGCTATAGAATATGTGAAAGAGATTCTCACCTCTGGGCAG GAGGGCTTTGATGAGACATTCCTGAAGGATGCATTGCTTGAGAGGTTGAAGGATGATGTGCCTGATGTTGTGCTGTCAGCCCTCTCAGCACTGCGG CTCTATCTCGACCACATGGATTTAGAGGACACAATTTCTTGTTTGATTTCTCTTCTCCACCGGGTCCAGCCATCGGACACCGAGCCCTG GTATTCAGTATTGAAGGAGGTTGTCAGAGTTCTTGATGACCTGCCCACCAGGAAGGCCAACCCTGACCTGAGAGCCCAAATTAGCTGGGAGCTGCTACCTTTCCTGCTAATAACAAATTCGGTACCTGAGTCAGCAGAGCTGAAGTTAGCGCTGTGTGTGGCTGAGACACATCTCCTATCCCAGCATCCTCTCACCCAGGGCTGGGCcaaag tgttacagAGGGTGCTGGAGAAAACACCTCCAGCAGATGTTATCAGAGTTGCCAACCAGATGCTCATCAGCACTCTGACAAAAAACCTGGCTCGCATGGAGCCGTCCACTAAGCGCAATGCT attgagagtgtgtgtgcattgctgGCCAAGCAGGGTgctggagtgagagagagggcgGCATTCGTGGTGTTGATCTGTGCTCTTCTGCAGACTCTGGAGTCTCTGAATGAGagcacacacctccacacagcTCAGATACTCTTCAGACTGCTTGAGCCCTCACTGAGAAAGCTCTACACTCTACAGACTGAAAAG GTATATGAGGGCCAGGACAAAGCATCTCTGCCCATGTACGAGGTGCTTGCAGGCTTCCTACTCAAACTGCACACTGGACAAAATGCAGAAAGGGAATATAGCTTgctgctcctctctctcctccaacACTTCATTAACAACCTCAAATGTCCTGAGTCTACATTTAAAG gtGAGCACTGGTGGAACCCAGAGAAGCTAGACATGAATACCTGCTGCTACCTGCAGTTGCTGTGCCACCTTTTTGACATGGTGGTGTCTGGGGCTAGCCAGGGACCCCTGGTCTCCAGTTTTAGAGCCCTCTTGCAACCCTTATTACAG GTTCATCTGAGTGAGCCGGAGCATCTCTTTAAGTTTCTGTCTCTACTGTGGGGCTACAGCAATAACTTAAGTGACCAGTTAGAGTTCCGGGTGACAGCATTGCTGCAGACCCAGGCGATGTATGTGGGCAAAGTGCTGCTTACTGCCCTCCCTGTGAAAAAGCTCAACATTCTGGTCTCACCCTCCTCATCAG TGGTGCCGTCTCTCTTGGGGTGTCTGAGTTGTGGAGTGAGGGAGGTGAGAAGGGCAGCGGTGGCGGTGTTGCAACCTCTTGCAGGAGTCACCTCCTCTCCATACCACCCTCTGTTAGAGAAGCTGCTTTTATCAGCTGAAGAGCTCATCGCTGATCCAGCCTACCTCTCTCAG GCATTGTCTAGGCTATATGAGGAAGCTGTTTCTGTGACAGGGAAGGGCAGAAACAAGCTGCTGTTGGCTATAGATCAGCTTCTACAATGTGTGAGGTCTCCTGACTGCCCCAGCTACATGGCCAAAGTATTGCTGCGAGCACTGCAAGACGTCAATGGAGAG TTAGTTTTGGCCATCCTCCTCCCAGCCATGGAGCGTTTGCTGGAGCAGTGTGCTCCAGACACTCCAGTTTTTCTGCCAGATGAGGCTCTGTTCCTGCAGTTGCTGCTGGGCAAGTACAGTGAGGCTTCTGCCCCACTGCTGGCTCGAGATGCTAAGAGCCTGGAGCTCTTTATCACTGCACTAGGCACCTCCTCTAAACCCTACTCACACATGGACAGTTTCCAGATCATTGCCATGGAGCAG ATCACTAAGCCCTTCTTTATGGCCCTGGGAGATGAGAACATTCAGCAGAGGATATTGGGAGTGCTGTTTGACCTGCTGGTGGACAATAAAAACCCAGCTTGCTCCCAGACCATTAATAGTGTCTTCAAAGGG ATTGCTGTGGATGCAGAGTTAGTGGCTAATGAACTAACCCCTATGGACAAGCCAAAAATGTCAGGGAGTGTGCAGCAAACTCGCCGGAGCAAGGTGCAGCCCAA GAAAGCACAGGATGCCCCAAAAGATGGTGGAGCGGTGTCCTGGACGAGGGTCACCTTTATTTTGGAGCTCCTACAGCACAAAAAGAAGCTAAAGAGGCCCCAGATGTTGGTGCCAGCTCTTTTCAACCTTCTCTCCAG ATGTTTGGAGGTGTCCACTGAGCAAGAGAATGTGGAGTACACCAAACAGCTTCTCCTCAGTGTTCTCCTCAATGTCTGCCAGAAGCTCTCCCCACAGGGTGGACCCATCAGCAAGG ATATCTTGGATGAGGATAAATTTAGTGTGGAGCTCGTggttcagtgtgtgaggacaTCTAACACGCCTCAGACACACCACCAcgcactgctgctgctgggtACCGTAGCTGGAATCTTCCCA GAGAAAGTTCTGCACAATATTATGCCAATCTTCACCTTTATGGGGGCCAACATTATGCGACTTGACGATGCCTACAGCTTCCAGATCATCAACAGGACTGTGCAGATGGTCATCCCTGCTCTCATTCAT GCTCATGACAGGGGGAGTACTCATCCGGAGGGGCAAATGCAGGCTGTGGTGACACGTATCATGCACGTTTTTGTTGATGCTCTCCCACACGTCCCTGAACACAGGCGTATACCCATCCTCAGGCAACTGCTGAGCACACTGGGCCCTGCCCATTTCCTCTGGGTCTTAATGCTGCTATTGTTCAAACAGCACGCCACCAGCACTGCTATCAGCAGCACAGGAGCTGAGAAG GAAGCAGCACTGGAGCGGGATCAAGAGTTCTGGGTCTTGCTGTGTTGTGAGTTTGAAGTTCATGAGCAGCTTACCACTCTCATTAAAATTCTACAGTTCCTCTTGACCCTCCCAAAGGAAAAAGAGGATG TCCCAGAGAGAAGACGGACAAGAGGAGCAATATGTCAAAAAACCGAGGAAAGCACTTTAGATCTGGTTTTTAGCATAGAGGCCCATAGTGGAAAAGAGCTGCGGCATTTTAAGTTCCTGTCGGTTTCCTTCATGGGCCAGCTACTAGCCGCCAGCAGCTTTGTAGGAAAG GTGGCTGATTGTGAGGATTTAACTGAAAACTCTCTACAGGAGCTTCAGCAAAG CCTGTTGGAGGAGAACCTGCGCTACATCCACACTGTGGCTCTCTGTGTCGAGGAGAACTCGGACAAACCCACAGCCAAGTTTTGGAGAGCACTGCTTACCAAGTCATATGATGTCTTGGATAAG GTGAACGCCCTCCTCCCCACTGACACTTTCATCATGGTGGTGCGGGGCTTGATGGGTAATCAGCTGCCATCAGTAAGGAGGAAGGCAATGGAGCTGCTGAACAACAGATTGCAGCAGAGGACACGGTGGGAGGAGCAACAG GTGGTTGTGCTGCTGGAACTCATTGATGACCTCTTGAGCATTGTGGGGCGGGGTTGTGGCCAGATTGGAGGACACGAGGGAGAAGAGCAAGCCATTAACAGGCAGACAGCCCTCTACAGCCTGAAGCTGCTGTGCCGCAGTTTTGGCACCTGCCACCAGAAAGCATTCTTACCTGTACTGAGTAGGACGGTGGAGTTGGTGGCAAACCCCAGTGAAGAAAGAAACGTTATGAGCAGCGCTTTGCTCTGTGTGGCCGAAGTCACTAACACACTGAAGGCCCTTGCCATCCCCCAAGTGCACAG GTTAATGCCAGCGGTTCTACAGGCCCTGAAGGAGCGCAAGGATCTTTTTTCTACAGAGGTGTATCTGTTGAGTGCAGTTACAGCCCTACAGAGAACAGCAGAAACTCTCCCTCATTTCATCAGCCCTTACCTTGAGGACACCATGTCACAG GTTGCGCGCCTGACACGGGTTGCTGAACGTCTCCCCACCTGCCCTCAGCTAGCCGTTAGACTCGCCTCCTTGAGTTCCACACTCGCAACAAAGGTGCCACCCAGGGTTCTAATGCCTACCCTGGCAAGgtgctataacagcatggtggACTCTCAGCAG AGCCATCTTCGTCCTCTAATGAACATCTTGAAAGAGCATATTGTTCATATGGAAAAGGATCAACTCAATTCCCACCAGTCAGAGCTCACCTCCTTCTTTCTGTCAGCTCTGGACTTCCGTACCAAACACTGTCAG GGAGATCTGGAAAAAACAGCTGAAATCGAGGGTTGTGTCATAGACTGTCTTCTCGTGATGGTAATGAAGCTTTCTGAGGTCACATTTAGACCACTGTTTTTCAAG CTTTTTGACTGGAGTAAGACAGAAGGAGCGCCTAAAGACCGAATGCTGACCTTCTGCAGGCTGGCTGATTGCATCGCAGACAGACTGAAGGGCTTGTTTGTTCTGTTTGCTGGGCAGCTGGTGAAACCATTCTCAGACCTTCTCCGCCAACTCAATATTGCCCACACTG ATGAGGCTTTCTTTGACTcagaggatgaagatgatgctGATGCCTTGCAGAAGAGCAGTCTGTTGCTGCAATATACATTGGACTGTCTCCATAAGATCTTTCTGTATGACACACAGCGATTCCTCAGCAAAGAAAGAGCGGATGCACTCCTTGTCCCCCTGGTAGATCAG TTGGAAAACATGTTGGGCGGAGAGCAGGTCTACCAGACAAGAGTCACCAAGCACTTGGTTCCGTGTGTAGCACAGTTCTCTGTTGCCATGGGTGATGACTCGCAGTGGAAAGTTCTCAACTACCAGATCCTGCTGAAGACCCGCCATAGCTGTCCCAAg GTGCGCTTCTCTGCTTTGCTAATGTTGGTGGAGTTGGCAAGCAAACTAAAGGAGAACTACATGGTGCTTCTGCCAGAGAGCATCCCGTTTCTTGCTGAGCTTATGGAAG ATGAATGTGAGGAGGTGGAACACCAGGTACAGAAGACTGTTCAGGAGATGGAGACGATTCTGGGAGAATCCTTACAGAGCTACTTCTAA